Genomic window (Rossellomorea aquimaris):
ACGGCTGATTTTCTATTGACCAAACCAGTTACCCGTACGAAGATTCTTTCTTCTAAAATACTCGCAGCTTTAACATCTTTGCTTTTTACAAATATCATGTATGTGATTGCAGCGATCATGGTAGCGAATGTGGTAAAAGTGGAGAATTTCAGTCTGTATGTATTCTTGCTGATTTCTCTAACTCTCTTATTCACTCAATTGATTATGTTTGCAGTAGGAATCATCATTGCTGTTGTATTTCCAAGGGTGAAATCGGTAATCAGCTTATCACTCGGTGTCGTGTTTGCCTTTTTTCTAATTGGTATGGTTGCAGCTGCTGAGGAGGCAACCCGTTATTTATCTCCATTTAAGTACTTTGACTATAGCTATATCATGAGCCATGAGGGGTATGAATGGTCATTCCTGATCTTAGGGATGTTCTTGATTGTCCTTTCACTGATCGGAAGCTTCGTAATTTACAACAAAAAAGATATTCATACGGTATAAGGGGAGGGGAACAAGATGAACGTATATATAAGAGAAATGAAGGCTCACCGCAAATCCCTCATCATTTGGTGTATAGGTATGATTGCCTTGATCGGTTCGGGCATGGGGAAGTTTGCAGGATTTTCTTCTTCAGGTCAATCCATGAATGAGCTAATGGCGCAAATGCCAAAATCACTCCAAGCATTTCTAGGCGTAGGTAGTCTCGATATGTCTACGGCCAGTGGATTTTATGGAGTGCTCTTTCTGTATGTGGTGTTGCTCGCAACGATTCATGCAACAATGCTTGGTGCAACAATCATCTCAAAGGAAGAAAGGGATAAAACCGTAGAGTTTCTGTTCGTAAAACCCATGCCCAGGAAGAAAATCATAGGGATTAAATTGTTGGCAGCTCTCACGCAAGTTGGAATTCTATCAACCATCACATGGTCAGCTTCTTTACTCATAGTAGGAAGGTATAGTAGTGGAGAATCCATTAACAGCGATATCGGGTTCACCATGATTGGAATGTTAATTTTACAAGTACTATTTTTAGTAATTGGAACAGCGATTGCAGCTTCGACCAAAAAGCCTGGAAAAGCCGCTACATTAGCAACAGGCGTTTTATTAGTCACCTTTATTCTTTCCTTTGCCATCGACCTTAGCGAAAAAATCGAAGACTTGAAATACTTCACACCATTCAAATACTTTGAAGCAAAGAATGTGATGGATGCCGGGTTGGAATTGATATTTGTTGGGATTTCAGTTGTTTTGATAGGGGTTCTGGCGGTGTCTACGTTTGTTCTTTATAACAAGCGGGACTTGAATGTATAAAAGTAAGTAATCTAGTGTTAAATAGTATAGTTACGAGGATAAAAGGAGCTTCTCCACTATGGAGAAGCTCTTAAATTAATAGGTTTATAATTTTGCTTTTAGTTCTTCGATCTGCTCTAAATGCCTCTTCTCATGGTACCCGATAAACGGTACCCATTCATCTAATCGAATAAGTCCGAATATAGGATGAGGATACGCTTTTTTCTGTAATTCTTCTTTGCTTGTTGTATGAAGAAAGGTGAGAAGGTCTTTACGGGAAGCA
Coding sequences:
- a CDS encoding ABC transporter permease subunit, producing the protein MNIFLYELKAYRKSTFIWTGALVVLMILFMSMFPSISKEINEFKKLLEGFPEGVRKALGIQVDSIGSLNGYYSYIFLYITLCGAIQAMNLGISISSKEIREKTADFLLTKPVTRTKILSSKILAALTSLLFTNIMYVIAAIMVANVVKVENFSLYVFLLISLTLLFTQLIMFAVGIIIAVVFPRVKSVISLSLGVVFAFFLIGMVAAAEEATRYLSPFKYFDYSYIMSHEGYEWSFLILGMFLIVLSLIGSFVIYNKKDIHTV
- a CDS encoding ABC transporter permease subunit, translating into MNVYIREMKAHRKSLIIWCIGMIALIGSGMGKFAGFSSSGQSMNELMAQMPKSLQAFLGVGSLDMSTASGFYGVLFLYVVLLATIHATMLGATIISKEERDKTVEFLFVKPMPRKKIIGIKLLAALTQVGILSTITWSASLLIVGRYSSGESINSDIGFTMIGMLILQVLFLVIGTAIAASTKKPGKAATLATGVLLVTFILSFAIDLSEKIEDLKYFTPFKYFEAKNVMDAGLELIFVGISVVLIGVLAVSTFVLYNKRDLNV